A single window of Culicoides brevitarsis isolate CSIRO-B50_1 chromosome 3, AGI_CSIRO_Cbre_v1, whole genome shotgun sequence DNA harbors:
- the LOC134834880 gene encoding protein PAT1 homolog 1, with protein sequence MADSFFGFNTTLPMDDDGGGELEPPEEDYDALNDETFGDAREGDWEDLHENLVRMSSKEFPSSSNSKKNTQNGSIRSEDDDDLDFSRFNFDDLDIGTEDNDIKVQLDPSVWAAPSLLHQQKANLAGNFANFDPNTFLRQHFSQPQTLLQQQQLNEQQQMIAQHNRLMQVQQQRQQQQEGTIDILATLMKQAPKPQAPLKIVSVDELERNILMQQQQNKQVSAPKMPSAPQKVPGSPSKMAGIQPPPGMGSPRQHPMYSQVVQQQQQKQMMSQGGNNNTRGNNFPQMPPMMGSPRPPNMPPNMQRPPNMPMNMPPPHPMNNFGPPPFGQMRGFPPGGMPPGMRGPVPPPGHPLSQFYNQNPQNMQNSVKQFNMKLMEEIQQNHPMLQQLNRMHGGHHHNNMPAGNQQNGHPHHHQNTQNRQMMHHSQHPNGNNGNNKQHHGMNGNFRQEPQDPYANLMSNRDKQWLISIQLMQLNTETPYFDDFYFTVYKEKKAKGENRAYNNNQLNHPFNQGPKGHAHNMLMQAVANKNGMNNNNRNGMHNRERKNSESQKSEGNKEQGGRNYTPLQFENSLGKLQVGCGSVTAPRKIIDMEVVSAEPINTAAIIELNTQRKSSRTLLLHIETLYKVLLLLEDLENPVAIAAAQILKQKREKEHQQALEQAAIARAIAIANGEDVPELSENPTFALPSDKYPQPQTHDELIPKLLAGLTPEKVTAMMTVRKGKALLRRSMPLIKNQPHRWTVWCAIFASLNIILKKEKEVDPNVILLHEEFQRHLQFAKLENVVQVSRSFITQDKKMNFLFNNKSIGLSTIVSLILHAETLYSNTDYSRSESDEKQWEQFLSILTQHAADLKSANDAAAQKAGQQTMDSQVLKNIIQHLTRFATLQTKPLLNILTQVDSK encoded by the exons ATGGCAGATtcattttttggatttaataCCACATTGCCG atggATGACGATGGCGGCGGAGAGCTAGAACCACCCGAGGAAGATTATGACGCTCTTAATGACGAAACTTTCGGGGATGCCCGGGAAGGCGATTGGGAGGATTTGCACGAAAATCTCGTGCGGATGAGCAGCAAAGAGTTTCCCTCGTCCTCgaattcgaagaaaaacaCGCAAAACGGGTCAATTCGGTCCGAAGATGACGACGACTTGGATTTCAGTCGTTTTAATTTCGACGATTTGGATATCGGCACCGAAGACAATGACATCAAAGTGCAATTGGATCCGAGTGTTTGGGCGGCGCCGTCGTTGTTGCATCAGCAAAAGGCGAATTTGGCAGGAAATTTCGCCAATTTCGACCCGAATACCTTTTTGCGGCAACATTTTTCGCAACCGCAAACGCTTTTGCAGCAACAACAGCTGAACGAACAGCAACAAATGATCGCGCAGCACAATAGACTCATGCAAGTGCAACAAcagagacaacaacaacaagaaggCACGATCGACATTTTGGCAACTTTGATGAAACAAGCCCCGAAACCGCAGGCTCCGCTGAAAATTGTCTCGGTCGACGAGTTGGAACGGAATATTTTGATGCAACAACAGCAAAATAAGCAAGTTTCGGCTCCAAAAATGCCATCGGCGCCGCAAAAAGTACCCGGATCTCCGTCAAAAATGGCGGGAATTCAACCGCCGCCCGGCATGGGATCGCCCCGACAACACCCGATGTACAGTCAAGTCgttcagcagcaacaacagaaGCAAATGATGTCTCAGGGAGGCAATAATAACACTCGGGGAAACAATTTTCCGCAAATGCCACCCATGATGGGATCTCCAAGACCGCCAAATATGCCCCCAAATATGCAACGACCCCCTAATATGCCGATGAACATGCCGCCGCCGCATCCCATGAACAATTTCGGACCTCCTCCCTTCGGGCAAATGCGTGGATTTCCTCCCGGCGGAATGCCTCCGGGCATGCGAGGACCTGTTCCGCCCCCAGGACACCCCTTATCCCAATTTTACAATCAAAATCcgcaaaatatgcaaaattcgGTGAAACAATTCAACATGAAACTCATGGAAGAGATCCAACAAAATCACCCGATGCTGCAGCAATTGAATCGGATGCATGGCGGACATCATCACAACAACATGCCAGCCGGAAATCAGCAAAACGGACATCCGCATCATCATCAGAACACGCAAAACAGGCAAATGATGCATCATTCGCAGCATCCGAACGGAAATAATGGCAACAATAAGCAACATCACGGCATGAATGGCAATTTTCGGCAAGAACCGCAGGATCCGTATGCGAATTTGATGAGTAATCGCGACAAGCAGTGGCTAATTTCGATCCAGCTGATGCAACTGAACACCGAGACGCCGTATTTTGATGACTTTTATTTCACGGTTTACAAGGAGAAGAAGGCGAAGGGCGAGAATCGggcttataataataatcagttGAATCATCCGTTTAATCAGGGGCCTAAGGGACATGCTCATAATATGTTGATGCAAGCGGTAGCGAATAAAAATGGCATGAATAACAATAATAGGAATGGAATGCATAATCGGGAGCGGAAGAATTCGGAGTCGCAAAAGAGTGAGGGGAACAAGGAGCAAGGCGGAAGGAATTATACACCGCTGCAATTTGAAAACTCGTTGGGCAAATTGCAGGTAGGA tGTGGATCTGTCACAGCGCCCCGAAAAATCATCGATATGGAAGTTGTGTCGGCTGAACCAATCAACACTGCCGCAATTATCGAGTTAAATACACAAAGAAAGTCCTCGCGAACTCTCTTGCTGCACATTGAAACGCTCTACAAAGTCCTTCTTTTGCTCGAAGATCTAGAAAATCCCGTTGCGATCGCGGCGGCGCAAATTCTGAAGCAAAAACGCGAAAAAGAACATCAACAAGCACTCGAACAAGCGGCAATTGCACGAGCGATCGCCATCGCAAACGGCGAAGATGTACCCGAGTTGAGCGAAAATCCAACGTTCGCACTGCCGAGTGATAAATATCCGCAGCCACAAACACACGATGAGCTAATTCCGAAATTACTTGCTGGATTGACGCCCGAAAAGGTTACTGCGATGATGACAGTTCGTAAAGGAAAA gccTTACTTCGTCGTTCAATGCcgttgatcaaaaatcaaccGCATCGTTGGACTGTTTGGTGCGCAATTTTTGCATCTTTGAACATTATTCTGAAGAAGGAGAAGGAAGTTGATCCAAATGTCATTTTGTTGCACGAAGAGTTCCAAAGACATTTGCAATTCGCCAAACTAGAAAATGTCGTTCAAGTTTCACGATCTTTCATAACGCAAGataaaaagatgaatttcCTCTTTAACAACAAG AGCATCGGTCTTTCCACAATTGTAAGTCTCATTCTACACGCCGAGACACTTTACTCCAACACGGACTACAGTCGATCCGAGTCTGACGAAAAGCAATgggagcaatttttgtcaattctcACGCAGCATGCCGCCGACCTCAAATCCGCAAATGACGCTGCAGCCCAAAAAGCGGGACAACAAACGATGGACAGTCAAGTCctcaaaaatatcattcaaCATTTGACGCGATTCGCGACGCTACAAACGAAGCCCCTTCTTAACATCTTGACGCAAGtggattcaaaataa
- the LOC134833828 gene encoding collagenase-like, which produces MKLLLTFGLICTFALCQADLLTPVNPQDGIYQAPRIFYGYVAQARQFPHMCSLLNRKTTGSYTLCGGSLISQKHILTAAHCVNSVVSTTVGCGTVERNKPYLQVVSSKFIAHPQYNPTTLNNDIAIWTLPITITYDAYVKAIRLPTVAQATVSFNGVMTTVSGFGRYSVSVSSSSQILRYVNLRVISNADCAVNYGSHVIVDSSICALGYEFDEQSTCSGDSGSPMIIQEGSENTQIGVTSFVSSKGCGSDRPTGFVRTASFLFWINEVTGIPVRYS; this is translated from the exons aTGAAACTGTTACTTACTTTCGGCCTAATTTGTACTTTTGCCTTGTGCCAAGCGGATCTCTTGACACCTGTCAATCCGCAAGATGGCATCTATCAGGCACCCCGTATTTTTTACGGTTACGTTGCTCAGGCACGCCAATTTCCGCACATGTGTAGCTTACTTAACCGCAAAACAACCGGATCGTATACCCTTTGCGGTGGCTCATTAATTTCGCAAAAGCATATTTTGACGGCGGCTCATTGTGTGAACAGTGTTGTTTCGACGACAGTTGGATGCGGCACCGTTGAACGGAATAAGCCTTATTTGCAAGTCGTTTCGTCGAAATTTATCGCGCATCCACAATACAATCCAACGACTTTAAATAATGACATTGCAATTTGGACCCTGCCTATTACAATTACTTATGATG CTTATGTCAAGGCAATTCGTTTACCAACTGTGGCTCAAGCAACTGTCAGTTTTAATGGGGTAATGACAACTGTTTCTGGATTTGGTCGTTACAGTGTTTCAGTGTCTTCTTCTTCGCAAATTCTTCGTTATGTCAATCTTCGAGTCATTTCCAATGCGGATTGTGCAGTAAACTACGGATCGCATGTAATTGTGGATTCGTCAATTTGCGCTCTCGGCTATGAATTTGATGAGCAAAGTACATGCAGCGGAGATTCGGGATCCCCGATGATCATTCAAGAAGGTTCAGAAAATACCCAAATCGGGGTAACTTCGTTTGTATCGTCGAAGGGATGCGGATCCGATCGTCCTACAGGATTTGTTCGTACAGCATCTTTCTTGTTCTGGATCAATGAAGTTACGGGTATTCCAGTTcgttattcttaa
- the LOC134834267 gene encoding xylulose kinase — translation MIPEERQTFLGFDLSTQKLKAIQLNAQLEVLVHAEVKFDTDLPEFRTTGGVNHVGLDKKQEFFVQPVMWVKALDMVLDRLVVQGADLGTVVAVSGSAQQHGSLYWTRHGIETLKKLDPDKFLHCQIDDSAFATTRTPIWMDNSTQKQCIEMEEAIGGRHVMVEVTGSKCYARFTGPQIRKMYQMRDEAYKHTERISLVSSFLASMFLGDVAPIDFSDASGMNLFDINERRWSDLCLNACAPDLGEKLGDPVPTSTVIGNIGTFFVQRYGFPSDCRVIACTGDNPSALAGMVIGTDWLAMSLGTSDTIMMGLQKPPHLDEGHVLVHPTAEGFMGLLCFRNGSLVRDIFKRSEANNNWEYFSEFLDSTPRGNFGNMALHFQTKEIIPACKGVLRWNKLSSSDSEISMKGVTKFGSPQTEVRALIEGQMLHRKAVASDMGFSFGETTKILATGGASNNKSILQVVSDVFNAPVYTQKTAEAALHGAAFRAAYGHYMMTKAATISKAGDENAKILTYHDFILNFVIKNTQKVCEPSKDAFDVYEPMIARYREMVNVLMKIQDQDGH, via the exons atgaTACCTGAAGAGCGTCAAACGTTCCTTGGATTCGACTTATCAACGCAAAAG ttgaAGGCGATCCAGCTAAACGCGCAATTGGAGGTCCTGGTGCATGCCGAAGTGAAATTCGACACAGATTTGCCGGAATTTCGCACAACGGGCGGCGTCAATCATGTGGGCCTCGACAAAAAACAGGAATTTTTCGTGCAACCCGTGATGTGGGTAAAAGCCTTGGACATGGTATTGGACCGTCTTGTTGTTCAGGGGGCGGATTTGGGTACTGTCGTTGCTGTTTCAGGCAGTGCCCAGCAACATGGGTCACTTTATTGGACCCGACATGGCATTGAAACGCTAAAAAAACTCGATCCCGATAAATTTCTGCACTGCCAGATCGACGATTCGGCCTTTGCGACAACTCGAACGCCCATTTGGATGGACAACAGCACCCAAAAGCAATGCATCGAGATGGAAGAAGCGATCGGGGGACGTCATGTGATGGTAGAAGTGACAGGTTCAAAGTGTTATGCGCGTTTTACGGGACCCCAGATACGAAAAATGTACCAAATGAGAGACGAGGCATACAAACATACCGAACGAATATCGCTCGTAAGCAGTTTTTTGGCTTCCATGTTCCTCGGGGATGTCGCGCCAATCGATTTTAGTGATGCAAGTGGCATGAATCTCTTTGACATTAACGAAAGGCGATGGTCTGATTTGTGTTTGAATGCTTGTGCGCCGGATTTGGGCGAAAAATTGGGAGATCCAGTACCAACTTCGACGGTTATTGGCAATATTGGGACTTTTTTTGTGCAGAGATATGGTTTTCCGAGCGATTGTCGGGTCATTGCATGTACGGGCGACAATCCAAGTGCCTTAGCGGGAATGGTAATTGGCACAGATTGGCTTGCCATGTCACTCGGGACGTCAGATACCATCATGATGGGTCTCCAAAAGCCGCCGCATCTCGACGAAGGACATGTTTTGGTGCATCCGACAGCCGAAGGGTTCATGGGACTTTTATGTTTTCGCAATGGATCACTTGTACGTGACATTTTCAAGCGTTCCGAGGCAAATAACAACTGGGAATACTTCAGTGAGTTCCTGGATTCGACGCCACGCGGCAATTTTGGCAATATGGCGTTGCATTTTCAGACAAAAGAAATTATCCCGGCATGTAAAGGCGTTCTGCGATGGAATAAACTCAGTTCAAGTGACTCGGAAATTTCCATGAAAGGCGTTACAAAGTTCGGAAGTCCTCAAACCGAAGTCAGGGCCTTGATTGAAGGACAAATGTTGCATCGAAAAGCCGTTGCGTCAGACATGGGCTTCAGTTTTGGTGAAACTACAAAGATTTTAGCGACGGGCGGTGCCTCTAACAACAAATCCATCCTTCAAGTCGTCTCGGATGTCTTTAATGCGCCGGTTTATACGCAAAAAACGGCAGAAGCGGCGTTACATGGCGCCGCCTTTCGTGCCGCATATGGACATTATATGATGACGAAGGCAGCAACGATTAGCAAAGCGGGCGATGAAAACGCAAAAATTCTCACGTACCATGATTTTATACTCAATTTCGTGATTAAGAACACGCAAAAAGTCTGTGAGCCGAGCAAAGATGCCTTTGACGTTTATGAGCCGATGATCGCACGATATCGCGAAATGGTGAATGTTCTGATGAAGATACAGGATCAAGATggacattaa
- the LOC134835695 gene encoding gustatory and odorant receptor 22, which translates to MGVMPIMRTPKDQAGPRTTFNWFSNAFYWAFFIYACETVIVIWVARARVITFLTDSDRRFDEVIYNIIFMSLLIPHFLLPVASWRYGPQVAIFKNMWTEYQLKFYQVTGISIAFPHHYAVTWFLCVFSWVLGAIVILSQHFLQNDFLFRDTLAYYHILAMLNGFCSLWYVNCTAFKYTSKLFIRHLQETLSSDRPAKQITELRHLWMDLSHMMQQLGKAYAKMYGIYCLVIFITTIIATYGALSEIVDHGATLKELGLFIIVFYCMSLLFIICNEAHHASRNVLYLVQDRLLNVNLTAIDVETRKEVEMFLVAIDKNPPTMNLDGYVDINRGLITSNITFMATYLVVLMQFKMTLLRQAAKQAAIDSMLNATILRGLRQQNATH; encoded by the exons ATGGGAGTCATGCCCATTATGCGAACTCCCAAAGATCAAGCAGGACCTCGAACGACTTTCAATTGGTTCTCAAACGCCTTCTATTGGGCCTTCTTCATTTACGCTTGCGAAACTGTCATCGTCATATGGG TGGCACGTGCTCGTGTCATTACTTTCCTTACCGATTCCGATCGCCGCTTCGACGAAGTTATCtacaatattatatttatgagTTTATTGATTCCGCATTTCCTGTTACCGGTAGCATCATGGCGTTACGGGCCTCAAGTAGCGATCTTCAAGAACATGTGGACCGAGTatcagttgaaattttatcaagtaACGGGAATTTCGATCGCTTTTCCGCATCATTATGCTGTCACGTGGTTTCTGTGCGTTTTCTCGTGGGTCCTTGGAGCAATTGTCATTTTGTCGCagcattttttgcaaaatgactttttgtttCGCGATACCTTGGCATATTATCACATCTTGGCGATGCTTAATGGCTTTTGCAGTTTGTGGTATGTTAATTGTACGGCGTTCAAGTATACGAGCAAACTTTTTATCCGCCATTTGCAAGAAACTCTGAGTTCGGATAGACCAGCGAAGCAAATTACCGAGCTGAGACACTTGTGGATGGATTTGAGCCATATGATGCAACAACTTGGGAAAGCGTATGCGAAAATGTACGGCATTTATTGCTTGGTTATTTTTATCACGACAATTATCGCGACATATGGCGCGTTATCTGAAATTGTCGATCATGGCGCCACACTGAAGGAACTCGGACTTTTTATCATTGTCTTTTACTGCATGAGCTTGTTGTTTATCATCTGTAATGAGGCGCATCATGCGTCACGGAATGTGCTTTATTTGGTGCAAGATAGACTGCTGAACGTTAATTTGACGGCAATCGATGTCGAGACACGCAAGGAAGTCGAAATGTTTCTCGTTGCGATCGACAAGAATCCGCCAACCATGAACTTGGATGGATATGTTGATATTAATCGGGGACTAATTACCTCG aacaTCACATTCATGGCAACATATCTCGTCGTATTGATGCAATTCAAAATGACTTTATTGCGTCAAGCTGCCAAACAGGCTGCAATTGATTCCATGTTGAATGCTACAATTCTTCGAGGACTCCGTCAGCAAAATGCCACGCACTAA